The Myxococcales bacterium genome has a segment encoding these proteins:
- a CDS encoding winged helix-turn-helix domain-containing protein yields the protein MTPFGTQPRPSTLPAKAKPRPAMTWAELARSEGHMKGFPGSQGHSAQEKKAHANLERIMDVIAENPGIRRVEIIDATGISKSAVESAIIRLVTAGRAAKVGGGKHVTYEAVK from the coding sequence ATGACCCCATTCGGCACCCAACCCCGCCCGTCAACGCTGCCGGCCAAGGCCAAGCCGCGCCCGGCGATGACATGGGCAGAACTGGCGCGGTCTGAGGGCCACATGAAGGGCTTCCCAGGCAGCCAAGGCCATTCCGCTCAGGAAAAGAAAGCCCACGCGAACCTGGAACGCATCATGGACGTGATCGCCGAGAACCCCGGCATTCGCCGCGTGGAAATCATCGACGCCACCGGAATTTCCAAATCCGCGGTTGAATCCGCAATCATACGGCTGGTTACGGCAGGCAGGGCGGCGAAGGTCGGCGGCGGCAAGCATGTGACCTATGAGGCGGTGAAATGA
- a CDS encoding terminase small subunit, whose translation MAKRATGPGLTAKQDAFALAYVETGNAAEAYRRAYDVKAATQHSTIYSAASRLLADSKISARVVELQDQAASMSLYTVKVAFEEYEAARQLAIAEANPSAAVSAINGKVKLFGLDQPQRINSEVRGTIQMDVVTNDADAFTRRMAGLAARADDGGTGDTDAGSEGGS comes from the coding sequence ATGGCGAAACGTGCAACCGGGCCGGGATTGACGGCCAAACAGGACGCGTTCGCGCTGGCATATGTCGAGACCGGCAACGCAGCCGAGGCATACCGCCGCGCCTATGACGTCAAGGCCGCGACCCAGCACAGCACCATCTATAGCGCGGCATCGCGGTTGCTGGCCGACAGCAAGATATCTGCAAGGGTTGTCGAGCTTCAGGATCAGGCGGCATCAATGTCGCTCTACACGGTCAAGGTGGCATTCGAGGAATACGAAGCCGCCCGACAATTGGCAATCGCAGAGGCCAACCCGAGCGCCGCCGTCTCGGCAATAAATGGCAAGGTGAAGCTGTTCGGACTGGACCAGCCACAGCGAATTAACTCCGAGGTTCGTGGCACTATCCAGATGGATGTTGTGACCAATGACGCAGATGCTTTCACCCGCCGCATGGCTGGCCTCGCAGCCCGCGCTGATGATGGCGGAACTGGCGACACTGACGCCGGAAGCGAAGGCGGCTCTTAA
- a CDS encoding DUF4055 domain-containing protein produces MAASEPVAQGGVRLDFVPFTVGNARDVTAAVETPPLVGVSNAIINAYQLSADWRWQLYMSGQETLVAINGDAPSSVGAGVVHQMNGGDGNTPDLKYVSPSCSGIAAHDNAIQKQIDAAVMAGARMFEQSGNGQESGEARRLRFASETANLLSVAQVSAALLEKALRFAARISGMDEKAADEIVVTPPRDLLDNTMSAAEFATLFDAYERGGMAWETLYARGQAGGIYTDERNAEEEYALLEGDAI; encoded by the coding sequence ATGGCGGCAAGCGAGCCAGTAGCACAAGGCGGCGTAAGGCTTGATTTTGTCCCGTTCACGGTCGGCAATGCGCGCGATGTTACGGCTGCGGTCGAAACCCCGCCTCTTGTCGGCGTGTCGAATGCCATCATCAACGCCTACCAGTTATCCGCCGACTGGCGCTGGCAGTTGTACATGAGCGGGCAGGAAACGCTTGTCGCAATCAACGGCGATGCGCCATCGAGTGTCGGGGCCGGGGTTGTGCATCAGATGAATGGCGGTGACGGCAACACGCCCGATTTGAAATATGTCAGCCCGTCCTGTTCCGGCATCGCGGCGCATGACAACGCCATTCAAAAGCAGATCGACGCGGCGGTCATGGCCGGGGCGCGGATGTTTGAGCAATCCGGCAACGGGCAGGAAAGCGGCGAAGCCCGTCGCCTGCGGTTTGCATCCGAGACTGCCAACCTGTTGAGCGTGGCGCAGGTATCGGCCGCGCTGCTGGAAAAGGCGCTGCGGTTCGCGGCGCGGATCTCGGGCATGGATGAAAAGGCTGCGGACGAAATCGTCGTCACGCCCCCGCGCGACTTGCTCGACAACACCATGAGCGCCGCAGAATTTGCCACGCTGTTCGACGCCTACGAGCGCGGCGGCATGGCTTGGGAAACCCTCTATGCGCGCGGTCAGGCCGGCGGGATATACACCGACGAGCGTAACGCCGAAGAAGAATACGCATTGCTGGAAGGCGATGCGATATAG
- a CDS encoding HNH endonuclease, whose amino-acid sequence MEKQQHLCGDCGAPVSRSGVRCRSCGAAERWKTRARKRPFVEFGGVRYYRQGDGYWRASRHAGNELLHRAVWRAAYGDIPAGQHVHHIDGDSGNNSLENLQVIKPQDHAKHHYRPDRLLSDEAMFKLGKSQRERWKKIEPREHTCDQCGGQFQSRGNWVRFCSPKCNAAWWNWQRRSRAKAAGLQPPR is encoded by the coding sequence ATGGAAAAACAGCAACATTTATGCGGGGACTGCGGCGCGCCAGTGTCGAGGTCTGGGGTCCGGTGCCGATCTTGCGGGGCCGCAGAGCGATGGAAAACACGCGCGAGAAAGCGGCCATTTGTGGAGTTCGGTGGTGTTCGATACTATCGGCAGGGTGATGGCTATTGGCGGGCATCTCGCCACGCTGGCAATGAACTTCTGCACCGTGCGGTTTGGCGGGCCGCGTATGGCGACATCCCTGCCGGGCAGCACGTTCATCACATCGACGGCGATTCTGGAAACAACTCGCTCGAAAACCTTCAGGTTATCAAGCCGCAAGATCACGCCAAGCACCACTATAGACCGGACCGCCTCCTATCTGATGAGGCAATGTTCAAACTCGGGAAATCTCAAAGGGAACGATGGAAGAAGATCGAACCCCGAGAGCACACCTGCGATCAATGCGGTGGGCAGTTCCAAAGCCGGGGAAACTGGGTCCGCTTCTGCTCACCAAAGTGCAACGCTGCATGGTGGAATTGGCAGCGTCGAAGCAGGGCAAAGGCGGCGGGTCTACAACCTCCACGTTGA